A region of Pirellulales bacterium DNA encodes the following proteins:
- the trxA gene encoding thioredoxin, which translates to MAGNVTEFNDANFQNEVIDSSDPVLVDFWAPWCGPCRMIAPLVEELATEYKGSVKIGKINIDDSPSAATQYGVSSIPTLIIFKGGEVVDRFVGVQPKSRLQAALEEARG; encoded by the coding sequence ATGGCCGGCAATGTCACGGAATTCAACGACGCGAATTTTCAGAACGAAGTCATCGATAGCTCCGATCCGGTGCTTGTCGATTTTTGGGCTCCCTGGTGCGGCCCTTGCCGCATGATCGCTCCGTTGGTCGAGGAATTGGCAACGGAATACAAGGGATCGGTCAAGATCGGCAAAATCAACATCGACGACAGCCCCAGCGCCGCTACGCAGTATGGCGTCAGCAGCATCCCCACTTTGATCATTTTCAAAGGGGGAGAAGTGGTTGATCGTTTCGTCGGCGTGCAGCCGAAGAGCCGTTTGCAAGCAGCGCTCGAAGAAGCACGCGGCTGA